Proteins found in one Pirellulales bacterium genomic segment:
- a CDS encoding ABC transporter permease subunit has protein sequence MYLRENSVLQRELLLNLRRKRAFLLLLGYLAVLGAVVYVAWPQEKQIDLMTSAASQPLVNLFFAAQFLLVSLLAPSFAAGAITGEKERQTYEMLLASPLRPAAILLGKWLASLVPLVVLIFASLPIVMLCLPLGGTSFYEVLAAYAALILAIVAFGLVSLACSSYFQRSVAAHVVSYLLILPAALALAAFWQTTSGMFRLVTFATVLPLATLAICVPLFRRTAQRLLHPPDLGAEGREVVDEDRERREAVFLVIHRGQFPDNLFAPAKRDDLLEDGANPVLDKEMRSEVFSQGTLMMRVVIQISMALAIPLMFYSFYYDDPGRAPWYVNYVVLFNLLVGPVFSAGAMTSERERQTLELLLTTALSPWQILWAKLISGWRVSAVLTSFLLWPLLLACVLVPDYWNNLPAMAWYVVIVLLASVVTTTVALAMSVVCRTSMISLAMSYLVLLVLFAVPPAVQYFSEEFLPDSPWTARMPAASITSPFSAALSVPLEIEQSPFRRNATTMTFDTAEYRAWPVYRFFTAFYVVTIPLLVAGMTWFFRRCWRVV, from the coding sequence ATGTACCTCCGCGAAAATAGCGTTCTCCAGCGCGAGCTGCTGCTCAATCTGCGGCGCAAGCGGGCCTTTCTGTTGCTGCTGGGCTACCTGGCCGTGTTGGGGGCGGTCGTGTACGTCGCCTGGCCGCAAGAGAAGCAGATCGACCTGATGACATCGGCCGCGTCGCAGCCGCTGGTGAATCTCTTCTTCGCCGCGCAGTTCCTGCTCGTCTCGCTGCTGGCGCCGAGTTTCGCCGCCGGCGCGATCACCGGAGAGAAGGAACGTCAGACCTACGAGATGCTGCTGGCCAGCCCCTTGCGCCCCGCCGCGATTCTGTTGGGCAAGTGGCTCGCCTCGCTCGTGCCGCTGGTGGTGTTGATCTTCGCCTCGCTGCCGATCGTCATGCTCTGCCTGCCGCTGGGGGGCACTTCATTTTACGAAGTGCTGGCGGCCTACGCGGCTTTGATCCTAGCCATCGTGGCCTTTGGGTTGGTGAGCCTTGCCTGCAGCAGCTATTTCCAGCGCAGCGTGGCGGCGCACGTCGTGTCGTACCTGTTGATCCTGCCCGCCGCGCTGGCGCTGGCCGCTTTCTGGCAGACGACCTCCGGCATGTTTCGCCTGGTGACGTTCGCGACCGTGCTGCCGCTGGCAACCCTGGCGATCTGCGTGCCGCTCTTCCGGCGCACCGCGCAGCGTCTGCTGCATCCGCCCGATCTCGGCGCCGAGGGGCGCGAAGTGGTGGACGAAGATCGCGAGCGGCGCGAGGCGGTCTTCCTGGTGATTCATCGCGGGCAGTTTCCCGACAACCTCTTCGCGCCCGCCAAACGGGACGATCTGCTCGAGGACGGCGCGAATCCGGTCCTCGACAAGGAGATGCGGAGCGAGGTCTTCAGTCAGGGAACGCTGATGATGCGCGTCGTCATCCAGATCTCGATGGCGCTGGCCATCCCGTTGATGTTCTATAGCTTTTATTACGATGATCCCGGCCGGGCCCCCTGGTACGTGAACTACGTTGTGCTGTTCAACCTGCTCGTGGGGCCCGTCTTCTCTGCCGGGGCGATGACGAGCGAGCGCGAGCGGCAAACGCTGGAGTTGCTGCTGACGACCGCCCTATCGCCGTGGCAGATCTTGTGGGCGAAGCTGATCTCGGGCTGGCGCGTGTCGGCCGTGTTGACGAGCTTTCTGCTGTGGCCGTTGTTGCTCGCGTGTGTGCTCGTGCCCGACTATTGGAACAACCTGCCGGCGATGGCGTGGTACGTGGTCATCGTCTTGTTGGCCAGTGTCGTCACGACGACCGTGGCGCTGGCCATGTCGGTCGTGTGCCGCACGTCGATGATCAGTCTGGCGATGAGCTACCTGGTGTTGCTCGTGTTGTTCGCGGTTCCTCCGGCGGTGCAGTATTTTTCGGAAGAGTTTCTGCCCGACTCGCCGTGGACCGCACGCATGCCCGCGGCATCGATCACCAGTCCCTTCTCGGCTGCGCTGAGCGTGCCGCTGGAGATCGAACAATCGCCCTTCCGCCGGAATGCGACGACGATGACCTTCGACACGGCCGAGTATCGTGCGTGGCCCGTTTATCGGTTTTTCACGGCGTTTTACGTCGTGACGATTCCGCTGCTCGTCGCCGGCATGACGTGGTTTTTTCGGCGATGCTGGCGCGTGGTGTAA